Proteins encoded by one window of Nocardia goodfellowii:
- a CDS encoding acyl-CoA dehydrogenase — MAGNPDFDLFKLEDFHDELRAAIRGLAEKEIAPHAKDVDGNSRFPQEALTALNAAGFNAVHVPEAYGGQGADSVATCIVIEEVARVCGSSSLIPAVNKLGTMGLILNGSEELKTKVLADIVAGKMASYALSEREAGSDAASMRTRAKQDGDSWVINGSKCWITNGGKSDWYTVMAVTDADKGANGISAFMVHKDDEGFVVGPLEHKLGIKGSPTAELYFENCKVPGDRIIGEPGTGFKTALQTLDHTRPTIGAQAVGIAQGALDAAIAYTKDRKQFGKTIASFQNTEFMLADMAMKIEAARLMVYTSAARAERGEKNLGFISAAAKCFASDVAMEVTTNAVQLFGGAGYTTDFPVERMMRDAKITQIYEGTNQIQRVVMSRALLRG; from the coding sequence ATGGCGGGAAACCCGGATTTCGATCTCTTCAAGCTCGAGGACTTCCACGACGAACTGCGCGCGGCGATCCGCGGGCTGGCGGAGAAGGAAATCGCGCCGCACGCCAAGGACGTGGACGGTAACTCCCGCTTCCCGCAGGAGGCGCTCACCGCGCTGAACGCCGCGGGCTTCAACGCCGTGCACGTGCCCGAGGCCTACGGCGGCCAGGGCGCCGACTCGGTCGCCACCTGCATCGTGATCGAAGAGGTCGCCCGCGTCTGCGGTTCCTCCTCGCTGATCCCCGCGGTCAACAAGCTCGGCACCATGGGCCTGATCCTCAACGGCTCCGAAGAGCTGAAGACCAAGGTGCTGGCCGACATCGTGGCCGGCAAGATGGCCTCCTACGCGCTGTCCGAGCGTGAGGCGGGCTCCGACGCCGCCTCCATGCGCACCCGCGCCAAGCAGGACGGCGACAGCTGGGTCATCAACGGCTCCAAGTGCTGGATCACCAACGGCGGCAAGTCCGATTGGTACACCGTCATGGCCGTGACCGACGCCGACAAGGGTGCCAACGGCATCTCCGCGTTCATGGTGCACAAGGACGACGAGGGCTTCGTCGTCGGACCGCTCGAGCACAAGCTGGGCATCAAGGGTTCCCCGACCGCCGAGCTGTACTTCGAGAACTGCAAGGTCCCGGGTGACCGCATCATCGGCGAGCCGGGCACCGGCTTCAAGACCGCGCTGCAGACCCTGGACCACACCCGCCCGACCATCGGCGCGCAGGCTGTCGGTATCGCGCAGGGCGCGCTGGACGCCGCGATCGCTTACACCAAGGACCGCAAGCAGTTCGGCAAAACCATCGCGAGCTTCCAGAACACCGAGTTCATGCTGGCGGATATGGCGATGAAGATCGAGGCCGCGCGCCTGATGGTCTACACCTCGGCCGCGCGCGCCGAGCGCGGCGAGAAGAACCTGGGCTTCATCTCCGCCGCCGCCAAGTGCTTCGCCTCCGACGTGGCCATGGAGGTCACCACCAACGCGGTGCAGTTGTTCGGCGGCGCGGGCTACACCACCGACTTCCCGGTGGAGCGGATGATGCGCGACGCCAAGATCACCCAGATCTACGAGGGCACCAACCAGATCCAGCGCGTCGTCATGTCGCGCGCGCTGCTGCGCGGCTGA
- a CDS encoding FAD-binding oxidoreductase, producing MDLRELIERLPDGTVLTDPDLLASYRQDRALDPDAGTALAVVRARTTEDVVTTLRWAGAHGVPVVPRGAGSGLSGGSTALDGGIVLSTERMRDITVDPVTRTAVVQPGLFNAEVKRAVAEQGLWYPPDPSSFEFCSIGGNAATNAGGLCCVKYGVTTDYVLGMEVVLADGTVVRLGGPRLKDSAGLSLTKLFVGSEGTLGIITELTLRLLPAQPPQSTVVASFATLTAATSAILAITGALRPSMLEFMDSVAINAVEDELRMGLDRNAAGLLVARSDAPGEFAAREAQLMLEACEKAGATEVFSTDDAEEGEAFTVARRFAIPAVEKLGPLLLEDVGVPLPRLGDLVTGVAAIAARNDVLVSVIAHAGDGNTHPLIVHDPTDADNTARAHKAFGEIMDLAIELGGTITGEHGVGRLKKDWLPNQLGPEVMDLTRRIKDALDPHGILNPGSIL from the coding sequence GTGGACCTGCGTGAACTGATCGAACGGCTACCCGACGGCACGGTGCTCACCGACCCGGATCTGCTCGCCTCCTACCGGCAGGACCGGGCGCTCGATCCGGACGCGGGGACGGCGCTGGCGGTGGTGCGGGCGCGCACGACCGAGGACGTGGTCACCACGCTGCGGTGGGCCGGCGCGCACGGGGTTCCGGTGGTGCCGCGCGGCGCGGGTTCGGGTCTCTCGGGCGGGTCGACCGCGCTGGACGGCGGAATCGTGCTGTCCACCGAACGGATGCGCGACATCACCGTCGACCCGGTCACCCGGACCGCGGTGGTGCAGCCCGGCCTGTTCAACGCCGAGGTGAAACGCGCGGTCGCCGAGCAGGGACTGTGGTATCCGCCGGACCCGTCGTCGTTCGAGTTCTGCTCGATCGGCGGCAACGCGGCCACCAACGCCGGCGGCCTGTGCTGTGTGAAGTACGGCGTGACCACCGATTACGTGCTCGGCATGGAGGTGGTGCTGGCCGACGGCACGGTGGTCCGGCTGGGCGGCCCGCGGCTGAAGGATTCGGCGGGTCTCTCCTTGACCAAGCTGTTCGTCGGCAGCGAGGGCACCCTCGGCATCATCACCGAACTGACGCTGCGCCTGCTGCCCGCGCAACCACCGCAGAGCACCGTCGTCGCCAGCTTCGCGACCCTCACCGCCGCCACCTCGGCCATCCTCGCGATCACCGGCGCGCTGCGCCCGTCCATGCTGGAATTCATGGACTCGGTGGCGATCAACGCGGTCGAGGACGAGCTGCGAATGGGCTTGGACCGCAACGCCGCCGGGCTGCTGGTAGCCCGGTCGGACGCCCCCGGCGAATTCGCCGCGCGGGAAGCGCAGCTCATGCTGGAGGCGTGCGAGAAGGCCGGAGCCACCGAGGTTTTCAGTACCGACGACGCCGAGGAAGGCGAAGCGTTCACCGTCGCACGGCGTTTCGCCATCCCCGCGGTGGAGAAGCTCGGCCCGCTGCTGCTCGAGGATGTCGGCGTGCCGCTCCCCCGGCTCGGCGACCTGGTCACCGGCGTCGCCGCCATCGCCGCGCGCAACGACGTGCTGGTGTCGGTGATCGCGCACGCCGGCGACGGCAACACCCACCCGCTGATCGTGCACGACCCCACCGACGCCGACAACACCGCCCGCGCGCACAAAGCCTTCGGCGAGATCATGGACCTCGCGATCGAACTCGGCGGCACCATCACCGGCGAACACGGCGTCGGCCGGCTGAAGAAGGACTGGCTGCCGAATCAACTCGGCCCCGAGGTGATGGATCTGACCCGCCGCATCAAGGACGCCCTGGACCCGCATGGCATCCTCAACCCCGGTTCGATCCTCTGA
- a CDS encoding 5-(carboxyamino)imidazole ribonucleotide synthase, with protein MTRFHDVTPARFSDQSAMPTVTMVGGGQLARMTHQAAIALGQRLRVLAENPDDPAAQVSPEVVLGSHTDLAALRKAAIGSHALTFDHEGAPTEHLEALVAEGVNVQPPPSALVFAQDKLAMRIKLSELGLPVPAFTAVTEVADAVRFGDEHGWPFVLKAVRGGYDGRGVWMPADAAETATIVTEQLARGVPLLAEAKVDLKRELSAMVARSPFGQAATWPVVETVQRNGQCAVVIAPAPDLAEAKATQAELLALNLAKELGVVGAMAVELFETQDGELLVNELAMRPHNSGHWGMDGARTGQFEQHLRAVLDYPLGDTSPLAPVTVMANILGAPVAPSMSMDERLHHLFARLPQAKVHMYGKSERPDRKIGHVNVLGDDVAVVREQAERAAHWMSHAVWTDGWDPHS; from the coding sequence ATGACAAGATTCCATGACGTGACTCCCGCACGATTCTCCGATCAATCCGCTATGCCCACCGTGACCATGGTCGGTGGCGGTCAGCTCGCGCGGATGACCCATCAGGCCGCGATCGCGCTCGGTCAGCGACTGCGGGTGCTCGCGGAGAATCCCGACGATCCCGCCGCTCAGGTCAGCCCCGAGGTGGTGCTCGGCAGCCATACCGATCTGGCCGCGCTGCGGAAAGCCGCCATCGGTTCGCACGCGCTCACCTTCGATCACGAGGGTGCGCCGACCGAACACCTCGAAGCCCTGGTCGCCGAGGGTGTGAACGTGCAGCCGCCGCCGTCCGCGCTGGTCTTCGCGCAGGACAAGCTGGCTATGCGGATCAAACTGTCCGAACTGGGTCTGCCGGTGCCCGCGTTCACCGCGGTGACCGAGGTGGCCGACGCGGTACGTTTCGGTGACGAGCACGGCTGGCCGTTCGTGCTGAAGGCGGTGCGCGGCGGATACGACGGGCGCGGCGTGTGGATGCCCGCCGACGCCGCCGAGACCGCGACCATTGTGACCGAGCAGCTCGCGCGCGGCGTGCCGCTGCTGGCCGAGGCGAAGGTCGATTTGAAGCGGGAGCTGTCGGCCATGGTGGCGCGTTCGCCGTTCGGCCAGGCGGCGACCTGGCCCGTAGTGGAGACCGTGCAGCGCAACGGCCAGTGCGCCGTCGTCATCGCGCCCGCCCCGGACCTGGCCGAGGCCAAGGCCACCCAGGCCGAACTGCTCGCGCTGAACTTGGCGAAGGAACTCGGCGTCGTCGGGGCGATGGCCGTGGAGCTTTTCGAAACCCAGGACGGCGAGCTGCTGGTGAACGAATTGGCCATGCGCCCGCACAACTCCGGCCACTGGGGGATGGACGGTGCCCGCACCGGTCAGTTCGAACAGCATCTGCGCGCTGTCCTGGACTATCCGCTCGGCGACACCAGTCCACTTGCTCCGGTCACGGTGATGGCCAATATCCTCGGCGCGCCGGTCGCGCCGTCGATGTCGATGGACGAGCGGCTGCACCACCTGTTCGCGCGTCTGCCGCAGGCGAAGGTGCACATGTACGGCAAGAGCGAACGCCCGGATCGCAAGATCGGGCACGTCAACGTGCTCGGCGACGATGTCGCGGTGGTGCGTGAGCAGGCAGAGCGGGCGGCGCACTGGATGTCGCACGCGGTTTGGACCGACGGATGGGACCCGCATTCATGA
- the purE gene encoding 5-(carboxyamino)imidazole ribonucleotide mutase — MTNLGPQVGLIMGSDSDWPTMEAAAEALAEFGIRFEVGVVSAHRTPQRMLDYARDAADRGIQVIIAGAGGAAHLPGMVASATPLPVIGVPVPLKYLDGMDSLLSIVQMPAGVPVATVSIGGARNAGLLAVRILAAHNPELRSRMAQFQAGLEKMVLEKDQALRTKLLG; from the coding sequence ATGACCAACCTTGGACCGCAAGTAGGCCTGATCATGGGCAGCGACTCGGATTGGCCGACCATGGAGGCCGCCGCGGAAGCCTTGGCCGAGTTCGGCATTCGCTTCGAGGTCGGCGTCGTCTCCGCCCACCGCACCCCGCAGCGCATGCTCGACTACGCCCGCGACGCCGCCGACCGCGGCATCCAGGTCATCATCGCGGGCGCGGGCGGCGCCGCCCACCTGCCCGGCATGGTCGCCTCCGCCACCCCCCTCCCGGTCATCGGCGTCCCCGTCCCCTTGAAATACCTCGACGGCATGGACTCCCTGCTCTCCATCGTCCAAATGCCCGCCGGCGTCCCCGTCGCCACCGTCTCCATCGGTGGCGCCCGCAACGCGGGCCTGCTCGCCGTCCGCATCCTCGCCGCCCACAACCCCGAACTCCGTTCCCGCATGGCGCAATTCCAGGCGGGTCTGGAAAAGATGGTCCTGGAGAAGGACCAAGCCCTGCGCACCAAACTGTTGGGCTAA
- a CDS encoding GNAT family N-acetyltransferase — protein sequence MTTRLEHNVADTRFEIFIDDTLAGYADYAEREGAKVRDFHHTMTFPEFRGQGVAAKVVEFALRDSRDNGYSVVPTCWYVEKYIAEHEEYADLVG from the coding sequence ATGACCACCAGGCTCGAGCACAATGTCGCCGACACCCGATTCGAGATCTTCATCGACGACACCCTCGCCGGGTACGCCGACTACGCCGAGCGTGAGGGTGCGAAGGTCCGCGATTTCCACCACACCATGACGTTCCCGGAGTTCCGCGGTCAGGGCGTGGCGGCGAAGGTGGTCGAGTTCGCGCTGCGGGACTCGCGCGACAACGGATACTCGGTCGTTCCGACCTGCTGGTACGTCGAGAAGTACATCGCGGAGCACGAGGAGTACGCCGACCTCGTCGGCTAG
- a CDS encoding GtrA family protein: MLETATTDTVADRFTRLCVAVVDRLPWGLNRLVAPTFLGFAVINSCTFAVDLALLTLCRGGLGLPLWLSITVGYLCAFGLAFVLNRTFNFHSHAPVGKQAAVYVVVVLVNYLAFILGVGTGLTALGLDYHLSRLLAGACEAVYMYTALRWIVFRR, encoded by the coding sequence GTGCTCGAGACGGCGACCACCGACACCGTCGCGGACCGGTTCACCCGGCTCTGCGTAGCCGTCGTCGACCGGTTGCCGTGGGGCCTGAATCGCCTTGTGGCGCCGACCTTCCTGGGCTTCGCGGTGATCAACAGCTGCACCTTCGCGGTGGATCTGGCGCTGCTCACGCTGTGCCGCGGCGGGCTCGGCCTGCCGCTGTGGTTGTCGATCACCGTCGGCTACCTGTGCGCGTTCGGTCTGGCCTTCGTGCTGAATCGCACTTTCAACTTCCACTCGCACGCCCCGGTGGGCAAGCAGGCCGCGGTCTACGTGGTGGTCGTGCTCGTCAACTACCTGGCTTTCATCCTCGGCGTCGGTACCGGGCTGACCGCCCTGGGCCTGGACTACCACCTGTCCCGGCTGCTGGCGGGCGCTTGCGAGGCGGTGTACATGTACACGGCCCTGCGTTGGATCGTGTTCCGCCGCTAA
- a CDS encoding TetR/AcrR family transcriptional regulator, whose translation MANDEVRGRGGEDTAQFRLAVVDQALRLFAEKGYEATTVDEIAEAAGISRRTFFRQFRSKEDVIFADHESQLARAAADLAAAQGDPWDAVCAAVVGVFERFTQWREIAARRYRVVRRVPALREREIVTVFRYERLFTDYLRERLPEAPDLARVQFTAAVTATHNYLLRRMVRGESDAGAADLRVELAAIPRGPGAARTADEMVVAVFPRDMPSRQVADLVARKLGTLAPEKTL comes from the coding sequence GTGGCGAATGACGAGGTGCGGGGTAGGGGTGGTGAGGACACCGCGCAGTTCCGGCTGGCGGTGGTGGATCAGGCGCTGCGGTTGTTCGCCGAGAAGGGGTATGAGGCGACGACGGTGGATGAGATCGCGGAGGCCGCCGGGATTTCCCGGCGGACGTTCTTTCGGCAGTTCCGGTCGAAGGAGGATGTGATCTTCGCCGATCATGAATCGCAGCTGGCGCGGGCGGCGGCGGATTTGGCGGCGGCGCAAGGGGATCCGTGGGATGCCGTGTGCGCCGCTGTGGTGGGGGTGTTCGAGCGGTTCACGCAGTGGCGGGAGATCGCGGCGCGGCGGTATCGGGTGGTACGGCGGGTGCCGGCGCTGCGCGAACGCGAGATCGTGACGGTGTTCCGGTACGAGCGGTTGTTCACCGACTATCTGCGGGAGCGGCTGCCGGAGGCGCCGGATCTGGCGCGCGTGCAGTTCACCGCGGCGGTCACGGCGACGCACAACTATCTGCTGCGACGGATGGTGCGCGGCGAGTCGGATGCGGGCGCCGCGGATTTGCGGGTGGAGTTGGCGGCGATTCCCCGCGGCCCGGGTGCGGCGCGCACGGCCGATGAAATGGTGGTGGCGGTGTTTCCGCGGGACATGCCGTCGCGGCAGGTGGCCGATCTTGTGGCCCGCAAGCTGGGTACGCTGGCACCCGAAAAAACCCTGTGA